The stretch of DNA ACCGCGACTTCCCCTCCTCCGGCTGCTGCTCCGCCTCCGCCGGCAGACCGCCCCGCTTCCCCTCTCGCCCTGCTCTAGCCTGGCCGTCGTCCCGCAGCTTCCTCCCCTGCCGCTGCCAGGAGAACCgagcgccggcgccggcgccgggggCGACGTCGGCCGGCGACGCGCTCAGGATGGAGAAGGCCAGCACCTTGTCCATGCTCGACTGGAGACGGGGGTGATTCC from Triticum urartu cultivar G1812 chromosome 3, Tu2.1, whole genome shotgun sequence encodes:
- the LOC125542664 gene encoding uncharacterized protein LOC125542664, with translation MDKVLAFSILSASPADVAPGAGAGARFSWQRQGRKLRDDGQARAGREGKRGGLPAEAEQQPEEGKSRSPPTLPPRFAPEFDGIDCFGTIVCH